The Henckelia pumila isolate YLH828 chromosome 2, ASM3356847v2, whole genome shotgun sequence genome includes a window with the following:
- the LOC140883407 gene encoding uncharacterized protein, with protein sequence MRLSQAIRRGILRKYPTVSDYSFSYFCATFHSVRSHKPRFDFSCIRELDDAVCLFRKMVRVRPKPSVIVFNNLLTVLVKMKHYYAALQMYDEMRLLGVRNSCTMNIAINCYCQLNRVDFGFSILGCFFKLGIEPNIITFNTLIKAVFFADKAFDAVEIFKKLLREKLCEPDEVTFLAVINGLCKAGHTLMARDLLGTLEKGTCKPDVMSYSTIIDSLSKDKMVDEAVQLFNQMIEKGVTPNVVTYNSVIQGLCNFGRWREVKDLFIDMRGLKIYPDVITFNILVDAFCKEGMVSEAEDLFKSMKERNISPDTFTYTALLDGYCLRGEIDKARRLFDSFPLMGLKPSMISYNTMLNGYLKKRKVDEAWTVFHEISSKGLEPTTDSYNIMLQGLFRAGRYDSGQKLFIEMEARKVYPNMITYSIILDSLCKTRQFTQAFSFLRTMEDKGLSPNIVTYSIMIDGLCKGGKPDVARIIFNQLHFKGLKPDVFTYNIMIGSLCLVGHVQEAKDMLIDMEKGGCTPNSVTFNVFVQNLLKRGELNEAMQLLEEMVRRGFSSDATTMSMLLHKLEDCRDNVLLDMIKRLAPSK encoded by the coding sequence ATGAGGCTAAGTCAGGCGATTCGGAGAGGGATTTTACGCAAATATCCGACTGTGAGTGACTATTCATTTTCATATTTCTGTGCTACGTTTCATAGTGTAAGATCGCACAAACCCAGATTCGATTTTAGTTGTATTCGTGAGCTGGACGATGCCGTGTGTCTGTTTCGTAAAATGGTGAGAGTGAGACCGAAACCTTCTGTTATTGTATTCAACAACCTGTTGACTGTGTTGGTAAAGATGAAACACTATTATGCTGCCCTCCAAATGTATGATGAAATGCGTCTCTTAGGTGTTCGTAATTCTTGCACGATGAATATTGCTATTAATTGCTATTGCCAGCTGAATCGAGTAGATTTTGGGTTCTCCATCTTGGGTTGCTTCTTCAAGCTTGGTATTGAACCGAACATTATCACCTTTAACACTCTCATCAAAGCCGTCTTCTTTGCAGATAAGGCATTTGATGCGGtggaaatttttaaaaagttatTAAGAGAGAAACTATGTGAGCCAGACGAAGTCACATTTCTAGCAGTTATAAATGGGTTGTGCAAAGCTGGGCACACTCTCATGGCCCGTGATTTACTGGGTACGTTGGAAAAAGGAACTTGCAAACCTGATGTCATGTCCTACAGCACGATAATTGATAGTCTCAGTAAAGACAAGATGGTGGATGAGGCAGTCCAATTATTTAACCAGATGATTGAGAAAGGGGTTACTCCAAATGTTGTTACTTACAATTCAGTAATCCAGGGCCTGTGCAATTTCGGCCGCTGGAGAGAGGTGAAAGACTTGTTTATTGACATGCGAGGTCTCAAAATTTATCCAGATGTGATTACTTTTAATATATTGGTCGATGCATTTTGCAAGGAAGGAATGGTCAGTGAGGCAGAGGATTTGTTCAAAAGCATGAAGGAGAGGAATATTTCCCCTGATACTTTCACATACACTGCCTTGCTAGATGGATATTGTTTACGAGGAGAAATTGATAAAGCACGGAGATTGTTCGATTCCTTTCCTTTAATGGGCCTCAAGCCTTCTATGATTAGCTACAACACTATGCTCAATGGTTACCTTAAGAAACGAAAGGTGGATGAAGCCTGGACTGTTTTTCATGAAATTTCCTCCAAGGGTTTGGAGCCTACAACAGATTCCTACAACATCATGTTACAAGGATTATTTCGTGCAGGTAGATATGATTCTGGCCAGAAGCTTTTCATTGAGATGGAAGCTCGGAAAGTATATCCTAACATGATTACTTATTCTATTATCTTGGATAGCTTGTGTAAGACTCGACAATTTACCCAAGCATTTTCATTTCTGAGAACAATGGAAGATAAAGGTCTCAGTCCTAACATTGTAACCTATTCTATCATGATAGATGGGTTATGCAAGGGTGGAAAACCTGATGTTGCTAGAATTATTTTCAACCAACTTCATTTTAAAGGTTTGAAGCCCGATGTTTTTACTTATAACATCATGATCGGCTCACTTTGTTTAGTGGGACATGTACAAGAGGCAAAAGATATGCTAATCGATATGGAAAAAGGTGGTTGTACACCTAATAGTGTGACATTCAATGTTTTTGTTCAAAACTTGCTAAAAAGAGGAGAACTTAACGAGGCAATGCAACTCTTGGAAGAAATGGTTAGAAGGGGTTTCTCATCTGATGCAACAACTATGTCCATGCTACTTCATAAATTAGAGGACTGTCGAGATAATGTTCTGCTGGATATGATTAAGAGGCTTGCCCCAAGCAAATGA
- the LOC140878895 gene encoding uncharacterized protein yields the protein MESRTLRVQRSCDWKFEVVDGENSFSVDLVDMTCSCRVWQINKIPCKQAISAIEAKSMSVYDFCDNYFKIEAYRAAYKGHINLIPTFDISESCVAESDIIQAPSVHSQPGRRKTKRIPSQGKRLLEAGSSMKLPSKRHTRSSGSIAGLRLV from the exons ATGGAATCCCGAACATTAAGAGTTCAGCGTTCGTGTGATTGGAAGTTTGAGGTTGTTGATGGTGAAAATTCATTTTCCGTGGATTTAGTGGATATGACTTGTTCATGTAGAGTTTGGCAGATCAATAAGATTCCGTGCAAGCAAGCCATTTCTGCCATTGAGGCAAAATCTATGTCTGTGTATGATTTTTGTGACAATTATTTCAAGATCGAAGCGTATCGCGCTGCGTACAAAGGACATATTAATCTTATCCCAACCTTTGACATCAGTGAGTCATGTGTTGCTGAATCCGATATAATCCAAGCTCCTTCCGTGCATAGTCAGCCTGGTCGCAGAAAGACGAAGAGAATACCATCGCAA GGCAAGCGATTACTGGAAGCTGGTTCGAGCATGAAATTGCCCTCGAAAAGGCACACACGTTCGAGTGGAAGCATTGCTGGATTGCGCTTGGTTTGA